Proteins from a single region of Nomascus leucogenys isolate Asia chromosome 2, Asia_NLE_v1, whole genome shotgun sequence:
- the SLC22A31 gene encoding putative solute carrier family 22 member 31 gives MGEEQWCAEWNLVCGDGWKVWLEQVSHLLGWRLGCVVLGAGCDRFGRRAVFVASLVLTTGLGASEALAASFPTLLVLRLLHGGTLTGALLALYLARLELCDPPHRLAFSVGAGLFSVVGTLLLPGLAALVQDWRLLQGLGALMSGLLLLFWGFPALFPESPCWLLATGQVARARKILWRFAEASGVDPEDSSLEENSLATELAVLSAGSPQPRYHSPLGLLRTRVTWRNGLILGFSSLVGGGIRASFRRSLAPQVPTFYLLYFLEAGLEAAALVFLLLTADRCGRRPVLLLGTMATALASLLLLAGAQYLPGWTVLSLSVLGLLASQAVSALSSLFAAEVFPTVIRGAGLGLVLGAGFLGQAASPLDTLHGRRGFFLQQVVFASLAVLTLLCVLLLPESRSRGLPQSLQDADRLHRSPLLRGCPRQDQRPLLLPSDSCCAGHTPEQH, from the exons ATGGGGGAAGAGCAGTGGTGTGCGGAG TGGAACCTTGTGTGTGGAGACGGCTGGAAGGTCTGGCTGGAGCAGGTGAGCCACCTCCTGGGCTGGCGGCTGGGCTGTGTCGTCCTGGGAGCAGGCTGTGACCG GTTTGGACGCCGGGCAGTTTTTGTGGCCTCCCTGGTGCTGACCACAGGCCTGGGGGCCAGTGAGGCCCTGGCTGCCAGCTTCCCTACCCTGCTGGTCCTGCGCCTACTCCACGGGGGGACATTGACGGGGGCCCTCCTCGCCCTGTACCTGGCTC GCCTGGAGTTGTGTGACCCTCCGCACCGCCTGGCCTTCTCCGTGGGGGCTGGCCTTTTCTCGGTGGTGGGCACCCTGCTGCTGCCCGGCCTGGCTGCGCTTGTGCAGGACTGGCGTCTTCTGCAGGGGCTGGGCGCCCTGATGAGTGGACTCTTGCTGCTCTTTTGGGG GTTCCCGGCCCTGTTCCCCGAGTCTCCCTGCTGGCTGCTGGCCACAGGTCAGGTAGCTCGAGCCAGGAAGATCCTGTGGCGCTTTGCAGAAGCCAGCGGCGTGGACCCGGAGGACAGTTCCTTGGAGGAGAACTCCCTGGCTACAG AGCTGGCCGTGCTGTCTGCAGGGAGCCCCCAGCCCCGGTACCACTCCCCTCTGGGGCTCCTGCGCACCCGAGTCACCTGGAGAAATGGGCTTATCTTGGGCTTCAGCTC gctggtTGGTGGAGGCATCAGAGCTAGCTTCCGCCGCAGCCTGGCACCTCAGGTGCCGACCTTCTACCTGCTCTACTTCCTGGAGGCCGGCCTGGAGGCGGCAGCCTTGGTCTTCCTGCTCCTGACGGCAGATCGCTGTGGACGCCGCCCCGTCCTGCTGCTGGGCACCATGGCCACAGCCCTGGCATCTCTGCTGCTCCTCGCTGGGGCCCAGT ATCTGCCAGGCTGGACTGTGCTGTCCCTCTCTGTCCTGGGGCTCCTGGCCTCCCAGGCTGTGTCTGCACTCAGCAGCCTCTTTGCGGCCGAGGTCTTCCCCACGGTGATCAG GGGGGCCGGGCTGGGCCTGGTGCTGGGGGCTGGGTTCCTGGGCCAGGCAGCCAGCCCCCTAGACACCCTGCATGGCCGGCGGGGCTTCTTCCTGCAACAAGTCGTCTTCGCCTCCCTTGCTGTCCTCACCCTGCTGTGCGTCCTGCTGCTGCCTGAGAGCCGAAGCCGGGGGCTGCCCCAGTCACTGCAGGACGCCGACCGCCTGCACCGCTCCCCACTCCTGCGGGGCTGCCCCCGCCAGGACCAACGGCCTCTGCTGCTGCCCTCCGACTCCTGCTGCGCCGGCCACACCCCTGAGCAGCACTAG
- the LOC115836966 gene encoding putative solute carrier family 22 member 31 translates to MEQEARVLRAAGGFGRARRLLAAASWVPCIVLGLALSSEALLTAQPAHHCGPDPTLLPPALRALRGSALLDAAIPRLGPTRAPSPCLLLRYPDPSPHTRLGPRPAPAPAPNGTRPCTRGWLYALPSAGLLQRPVSQVRPRPCCPAALPAPSPPRPWVSFLHPTLRL, encoded by the coding sequence ATGGAGCAGGAGGCGCGGGTGCTGAGAGCTGCGGGCGGCTTCGGCCGGGCCCGGCGCCTGCTGGCCGCCGCCTCGTGGGTACCCTGCATAGTGCTGGGGCTGGCGCTGAGCTCCGAGGCGCTGCTCACCGCGCAGCCCGCTCACCACTGCGGACCGGACCCCACGCTGTTGCCCCCAGCGCTGCGCGCCCTGCGCGGATCCGCGCTGCTGGACGCAGCCATCCCGCGCCTGGGGCCCACGCGTGCCCCGAGCCCCTGCCTGCTCCTGCGCTACCCTGATCCCTCGCCCCACACCCGCCTcggcccgcgccccgcgcccgcgcccgcgcccAACGGCACCCGGCCCTGCACACGCGGCTGGCTCTACGCGCTGCCCAGCGCCGGCCTCCTGCAAAGACCGGTCAGCCAGGTGCGCCCCCGTCCCTGCTGCCCCGCagccctccccgcccccagcccgCCGAGGCCCTGGGTGTCCTTTCTCCATCCTACCTTGCGCCTCTGA
- the CDH15 gene encoding cadherin-15: MDAALLLVLGLLAQSLCLSLGVPGRRRLTTLYPWRRAPAPSRVRRAWVIPPISVSENHKRLPYPLVQIKSDKQQLGSVIYSIQGPGVDEEPRGVFSIDKFTGKVFLNAMLDREKTDRFRLRAFALDLGGSTLEDPTDLEIVVVDQNDNRPAFLQEAFTGRVLEGAAPGTYVTRAEATDADDPETDNAALRFSILQQGSPELFSIDELTGEIRTVQVGLDREVVAVYNLTLQVADMSGDGLTATASAIITLDDINDNAPEFTRDEFFVEATEAVSGVDVGRLEVEDRDLPGSPNWVARFTILEGDPDGQFTIRTDPKTNEGVLSIVKALDYESCEHYELKVSVQNEAPLQAAALRAERGQAKVRVHVQDTNEPPVFQENPLRTSLAEGAPPGTLVATFSAQDPDTEQLQRLSYSKDYDPEDWLQVDAATGRIQTQRVLSPASPFLKGGWYRAIVLAQDDASQPRTATGTLSIEILEVNDHAPVLALPPPGSLCSEPHQGPGLLLGATDEDLPPHGAPFHFQLSPRLPELRRNWSLSQVNVSHARLRPRHQVPEGLHRLSLLLRDSGQPPQQREHPLNVTVCRCGQDGVCLPGAAALLAGGTGLSLGALVIVLASALLLLVLVLLAALRARFRKQSRGKGLLHGPQDDLRDNVLNYDEQGGGEEDQDAYDISQLRHPTALSLPLGPPPLRRDAPQGRLHPQAARALPTSRLDIADFISDGLEAADSDPSVPPYDTALIYDYEGDGSVAGTLSSILSSQGDEDQDYDYLRDWGPRFARLADMYGHP, encoded by the exons ATGGACGCCGCGCTCCTCCTCGTCCTCGGGCTGTTGGCCCAG AGCCTCTGCCTGTCTTTGGGGGTTCCTGGACGGAGGAGGCTCACCACCCTGTACCCCTGGCGCCGGGCGCCTGCCCCGAGCCGCGTGCGGAGGGCCTGGGTCATCCCCCCGATCAGCGTATCCGAGAACCACAAGCGTCTCCCCTACCCCCTGGTTCAG ATCAAGTCGGACAAGCAGCAGCTGGGCAGCGTCATCTACAGCATCCAGGGACCCGGCGTGGACGAGGAGCCCCGGGGCGTCTTCTCTATCGACAAGTTCACGGGGAAGGTCTTCCTCAATGCCATGCTGGACCGCGAGAAGACCGACCGCTTCAGG CTAAGAGCGTTTGCCCTGGACCTGGGAGGATCCACCCTGGAGGACCCCACGGACCTGGAGATTGTAGTTGTGGATCAGAACGACAACCGGCCAGCCTTCCTGCAGGAGGCGTTCACCGGCCGCGTGCTGGAGGGTGCAGCCCCAG GCACCTATGTGACCAGGGCGGAGGCCACAGATGCCGATGACCCTGAGACGGACAACGCAGCGCTGCGCTTCTCCATCCTGCAGCAGGGCAGCCCCGAGCTCTTCAGCATCGACGAGCTCACAGGCGAGATCCGCACGGTGCAAGTGGGGCTGGACCGCGAG GTGGTTGCGGTGTACAATCTGACCCTGCAGGTGGCGGACATGTCTGGAGACGGCCTCACAGCCACTGCCTCAGCCATCATTACCCTTGATGACATCAATGACAATGCCCCTGAGTTCACCAGGGACGAG TTCTTCGTGGAGGCCACAGAGGCCGTCAGCGGAGTGGATGTGGGACGCCTGGAGGTGGAGGACAGGGACCTGCCAGGCTCCCCCAACTGGGTGGCCAGGTTCACCATCCTGGAAGGCGACCCCGATGGGCAGTTCACCATCCGCACGGACCCCAAGACCAACGAGGGTGTTCTGTCCATTGTGAAG GCCCTGGACTATGAGAGCTGTGAACACTACGAACTTAAAGTGTCGGTGCAGAATGAGGCGCCGCTGCAGGCAGCTGCCCTCAGGGCTGAGCGGGGCCAGGCCAAGGTGCGCGTGCACGTTCAGGACACCAACGAGCCCCCCGTGTTCCAGGAGAACCCACTTCGGACCAGCCTAGCAGAGGGGGCGCCCCCAGGCACTCTGGTGGCCACCTTCTCTGCCCAGGACCCTGACACAGAGCAGCTGCAGAGGCTCAG CTATTCCAAGGACTACGACCCGGAAGACTGGCTGCAAGTGGACGCAGCCACTGGCCGGATCCAGACCCAGCGCGTGCTCAGCCCGGCGTCTCCCTTTCTCAAGGGCGGCTGGTACAGAGCCATCGTCCTGGCCCAGGATGACG CCTCCCAGCCCCGTACCGCCACCGGCACCCTCTCCATCGAGATCCTGGAGGTGAACGACCATGCACCCGTGCTGGCCCTGCCGCCGCCGGGCAGCCTGTGCAGCGAGCCGCACCAGGGCCCAGGCCTCCTCCTGGGCGCCACGGATGAGGACCTGCCCCCCCACGGGGCCCCCTTCCACTTCCAGCTGAGCCCCAGGCTCCCAGAGCTCCGCCGGAACTGGAGCCTCAGCCAGGTCAACG TGAGCCACGCGCGCCTGCGGCCGCGACACCAGGTCCCCGAAGGCCTGCACCGCCTCAGCCTGCTGCTCCGGGACTCGGGGCAGCCGCCCCAGCAGCGCGAGCACCCGCTGAACGTGACCGTGTGCCGCTGCGGCCAGGACGGCGTCTGCCTGCCGGGGGCCGCAGCGCTGCTGGCGGGGGGCACAGGCCTCAGCCTGGGCGCACTGGTCATCGTGCTGGCCAGCGCACTCCTGCTGCTGG TGCTGGTCCTGCTCGCGGCACTCCGGGCGCGGTTCCGGAAGCAGTCGCGGGGCAAGGGGCTGCTGCACGGCCCCCAGGACGACCTTCGAGACAATGTCCTCAACTACGATGAGCAGGGAGGCGGGGAGGAGGACCAG GACGCCTACGACATCAGCCAGCTGCGTCACCCGACGGCGCTGAGCCTGCCTCTGGGGCCGCCGCCACTTCGCAGAGATGCCCCGCAGGGCCGCCTGCACCCCCAGGCAGCCCGAGCGTTGCCCACCAGCCGCCTGGACATCGCCGACTTCATCAGTGAT GGCTTGGAGGCTGCAGACAGTGACCCCAGTGTGCCGCCTTACGACACAGCCCTCATCTATGACTACGAGGGTGATGGCTCGGTGGCGGGGACGCTGAGCTCCATCCTGTCCAGCCAAGGCGATGAGGACCAGGACTACGACTACCTCAGGGACTGGGGGCCCCGCTTCGCCCGGCTGGCAGACATGTACGGGCACCCGTGA